One region of Triticum aestivum cultivar Chinese Spring chromosome 6B, IWGSC CS RefSeq v2.1, whole genome shotgun sequence genomic DNA includes:
- the LOC123138480 gene encoding LRR receptor-like serine/threonine-protein kinase ER2 isoform X1 has translation MPPPARRRPSVSVAAALLAAALLLVLAAGAVAAADDGRTLLEIKKSFRDADNALNDWSGDGASPGYCSWRGVLCDNVTFQVAALNLSGFNLGGEISPAIGDLKSVVSIDFQSTGLSGQISDEIGDCSSLKMLNLSSNNLEGDIPFSISKLKHLENLILKNNQLVGVIPSTLSQLPSLKILDLAQNKLNGEIPRLIYWSEVLQYLGLRSNKLEGSLSPDMCQLTGLWYFDVKNNSLMGTIPDTIGNCTSFQVLDLSYNHLTGEIPFNIGFLQVATLSLQRNNFSGPIPTVIGLMQALAVLDLSLNQLSGPIPSILGNLTYTEKLYLHGNKLSGPIPPELGNLSALNYLDLNDNKLTGLIPPELGKLTALYDLNLANNEFEGMIPDNISSCKSLVSFNAYGNKLNGTIPSSLHKLQSMTYLNLSSNYLNGAIPTELARMINLDVLDLSCNKIAGSIPSAVGSLEHLLRLNLSKNNLVGHIPAEFANLRSITEIDLSYNHINGFIPRELGMLQNLILLKLESNNMTGDVSSLTNCFSLNVLNISYNNLAGVVPTDNNFSRFSPDSFLGNPGLCGSWRGSPCPSSSHAKRFSVSRAVILGIAVGGLAILLLILAAVCWPHSPAVSTDFSVSKQEIHDVLSSNVPPKLVILHMNMALHVYDDIMRMTENLSEKYIIGYGASSTVYKCVLKNCKPVAIKKLYAHYPQSVKEFETELETIGSIKHRNLVSLQAYSLSPAGNLLFYEYMESGSLWDVLHAASSKKTKLDWEARLQIALGTAQGLAYLHHDCSPRIIHRDVKSKNILLDKDYVAHLADFGIAKSVCISKTHTSTYVMGTIGYIDPEYARTSRLNEKSDVYSYGIVLLELLTGKKPVDNECNLHHLILSKATDNTVMEMVDPDITATCKDLGEVKRMFQLALLCSKRQPSDRPTMHDVVHVLSCLVCPEAPPKPAQPPASPQSSTAPSYVNEYVSLRSGSALSCANSSSASDAELFLKFGEAISQNTE, from the exons ATGCCGCCtcccgctcgccgccgcccctcCGTCTCCGTGGCCGCGGccctcctcgccgccgcgctcctcctcgtcctcgcggCCGGCGCCGTCGCAGCAGCCGACGACG GGCGGACGCTGCTGGAGATCAAGAAATCCTTCCGCGATGCCGACAACGCGCTGAACGATTGGTCCGGCGACGGGGCGTCCCCGGGCTACTGCTCCTGGCGCGGCGTGCTCTGCGACAACGTCACCTTCCAAGTTGCAGCTCT CAACCTCTCAGGGTTCAATCTCGGCGGCGAAATCTCCCCGGCCATCGGGGATTTGAAGAGCGTCGTGTCAAT TGATTTTCAGTCGACTGGACTTTCCGGGCAGATCTCTGATGAGATTGGTGATTGCTCGTCGCTTAAAATGTT GAACCTGTCCTCCAACAATCTGGAAGGAGACATACCCTTTTCCATATCTAAGCTGAAGCACCTTGAAAACTT GATATTGAAGAATAATCAGTTGGTGGGCGTGATCCCGTCCACACTCTCTCAGCTTCCAAGTTTGAAGATATT GGACTTAGCTCAGAACAAGCTAAACGGTGAAATTCCAAGGTTAATATACTGGAGTGAGGTTCTTCAATACTT GGGACTGCGaagcaataaattagaaggaagcCTCTCTCCAGATATGTGCCAATTGACTGGCTTGTGGTACTT TGACGTGAAAAACAATAGCTTGATGGGCACAATACCAGATACCATTGGGAACTGTACGAGCTTTCAGGTCTT GGATTTGTCTTACAATCACCTTACTGGAGAAATCCCATTCAACATTGGTTTCCTGCAAGTGGCTACATT GTCTTTGCAAAGGAACAACTTCTCTGGCCCTATTCCAACAGTGATTGGCCTTATGCAGGCGCTTGCAGTGCT GGATCTGAGTCTTAACCAATTGTCTGGCCCAATACCATCTATACTTGGCAACTTGACATACACTGAAAAATT ATACCTGCATGGCAATAAGCTATCTGGGCCAATACCACCAGAGCTTGGTAATTTGTCGGCGCTTAATTATTT GGACCTCAATGACAATAAACTGACTGGGCTCATTCCACCGGAGCTTGGAAAACTCACAGCCTTGTATGACTT GAATCTTGCAAATAATGAATTTGAGGGAATGATACCTGATAATATAAGTTCATGCAAAAGTCTTGTTAGCTT CAATGCTTATGGCAATAAATTGAATGGGACCATCCCAAGTTCATTGCACAAGCTTCAGAGCATGACTTATTT GAATTTGTCATCTAATTATCTTAATGGAGCAATTCCCACTGAGCTAGCAAGAATGATAAACTTAGACGTACT GGATTTATCATGTAACAAGATTGCTGGTTCGATTCCTTCAGCAGTCGGCAGCTTAGAGCATCTTTTGAGACT TAACTTGAGCAAGAATAATCTGGTGGGACACATTCCTGCTGAGTTTGCAAACTTGAGGAGCATCACGGAGAT TGATTTGTCCTATAACCACATTAATGGTTTCATTCCTCGAGAGCTTGGAATGCTGCAAAATCTGATACTGTT AAAACTAGAAAGTAACAATATGACTGGGGATGTTTCTTCACTCACTAACTGCTTCAGTCTCAATGTCTT AAATATATCATACAACAACCTGGCTGGCGTTGTACCTACAGACAACAATTTTTCACGGTTTTCACCTGACAG CTTCCTGGGTAATCCTGGACTATGTGGCTCCTGGCGTGGTTCTCCATGCCCTTCCTCCAGTCATGCAAAGAGAT TCTCTGTCTCAAGGGCTGTCATTCTTGGTATTGCTGTTGGCGGGCTTGCAATCCTGTTGTTGATCCTAGCAGCTGTTTGTTGGCCACACAGTCCAGCCGTTTCCACAGATTTCTCTGTAAGCAAACAAG AGATTCATGATGTGTTATCGAGCAATGTTCCTCCCAAGCTTGTGATCCTCCACATGAATATGGCCCTCCATGTATACGACGATATAATGAGGATGACAGAAAATTTGAGCGAGAAATACATAATTGGGTACGGGGCATCTAGTACAGTTTATAAATGTGTCCTGAAGAACTGCAAGCCAGTGGCAATCAAAAAGCTATATGCTCACTACCCGCAGAGCGTGAAGGAATTTGAGACTGAGCTCGAGACAATTGGAAGTATCAAACACCGGAATCTTGTCAGCCTTCAGGCTTACTCGCTATCACCTGCTGGGAATCTTCTCTTCTACGAGTATATGGAAAGTGGCAGCCTCTGGGACGTTTTACACG CAGCTTCGTCCAAGAAGACAAAACTGGACTGGGAGGCTAGACTCCAGATTGCTCTCGGCACTGCCCAAGGGCTGGCTTATCTTCACCATGACTGCAGCCCACGGATAATTCACAGGGATGTAAAATCGAAGAATATCCTCCTGGACAAGGACTATGTGGCGCACCTTGCTGACTTTGGCATTGCCAAGAGCGTGTGCATCTCCAAGACCCACACGTCAACCTATGTGATGGGCACAATTGGCTACATTGACCCTGAGTATGCGCGCACCTCCCGCCTCAACGAGAAATCTGATGTGTACAGCTACGGCATCGTCTTGCTCGAGTTGCTGACTGGGAAGAAGCCAGTTGACAACGAGTGCAACCTCCATCACCTG ATCTTATCCAAAGCCACAGACAACACAGTGATGGAGATGGTCGACCCAGACATCACCGCCACATGCAAGGATCTCGGCGAGGTCAAGAGGATGTTCCAGCTGGCGctcctctgcagcaagcggcagcCATCCGATCGGCCGACGATGCACGACGTCGTGCACGTCCTCAGCTGCCTGGTCTGCCCAGAAGCGCCCCCGAAGCCGGCGCAGCCGCCGGCGTCGCCCCAGTCGTCGACAGCCCCGAGCTACGTGAACGAGTACGTCAGCCTGAGAAGCGGCAGCGCCCTCTCCTGCGCCAACTCGTCGAGCGCGTCCGACGCGGAGCTCTTCCTCAAGTTCGGCGAGGCGATATCGCAGAACACAGAGTAG
- the LOC123138482 gene encoding uncharacterized protein, whose translation MASPLLRSSAAILRRSNPRAWTFPRRPAQSSVECPRFLSAGAGGVVEPKACCVAHMRMEAALEKFSENLCVMEKDIGILLEHERRFERREQFHKRLSYVLIPGAIFVFCPDKKREPSTEGQSGV comes from the exons ATGGCTTCTCCCCTgctccgctcctccgccgccaTCCTCCGCCGATCGAACCCGCGGGCGTGGACCTTCCCCCGGCGCCCCGCCCAGTCCTCCGTCGAGTGCCCCCGCTTCCTCAGTGCTGGGGCTGGGGGGGTCGTCGAACCCAAG GCGTGCTGCGTGGCCCACATGCGCATGGAGGCGGCCCTGGAGAAGTTTTCTGAGAACTTGTGCGTGATGGAGAAGGATATTGGTATTCTGCTAGAACATGAGAGACG CTTCGAGCGCAGGGAGCAGTTCCACAAGAGACTGTCGTACGTCCTCATTCCTGGTGCCATCTTCGTCTTCTGCCCGGACAAGAAGAGGGAACCCTCGACGGAGGGGCAGTCGGGCGTCTAG
- the LOC123138480 gene encoding LRR receptor-like serine/threonine-protein kinase ER2 isoform X2, with the protein MPPPARRRPSVSVAAALLAAALLLVLAAGAVAAADDGRTLLEIKKSFRDADNALNDWSGDGASPGYCSWRGVLCDNVTFQVAALNLSGFNLGGEISPAIGDLKSVVSIDFQSTGLSGQISDEIGDCSSLKMLNLSSNNLEGDIPFSISKLKHLENLILKNNQLVGVIPSTLSQLPSLKILDLAQNKLNGEIPRLIYWSEVLQYLGLRSNKLEGSLSPDMCQLTGLWYFDVKNNSLMGTIPDTIGNCTSFQVLDLSYNHLTGEIPFNIGFLQVATLSLQRNNFSGPIPTVIGLMQALAVLDLSLNQLSGPIPSILGNLTYTEKLYLHGNKLSGPIPPELGNLSALNYLDLNDNKLTGLIPPELGKLTALYDLNLANNEFEGMIPDNISSCKSLVSFNAYGNKLNGTIPSSLHKLQSMTYLNLSSNYLNGAIPTELARMINLDVLDLSCNKIAGSIPSAVGSLEHLLRLNLSKNNLVGHIPAEFANLRSITEIDLSYNHINGFIPRELGMLQNLILLKLESNNMTGDVSSLTNCFSLNVLNISYNNLAGVVPTDNNFSRFSPDSFLGNPGLCGSWRGSPCPSSSHAKRFSVSRAVILGIAVGGLAILLLILAAVCWPHSPAVSTDFSVSKQEIHDVLSSNVPPKLVILHMNMALHVYDDIMRMTENLSEKYIIGYGASSTVYKCVLKNCKPVAIKKLYAHYPQSVKEFETELETIGSIKHRNLVSLQAYSLSPAGNLLFYEYMESGSLWDVLHASSKKTKLDWEARLQIALGTAQGLAYLHHDCSPRIIHRDVKSKNILLDKDYVAHLADFGIAKSVCISKTHTSTYVMGTIGYIDPEYARTSRLNEKSDVYSYGIVLLELLTGKKPVDNECNLHHLILSKATDNTVMEMVDPDITATCKDLGEVKRMFQLALLCSKRQPSDRPTMHDVVHVLSCLVCPEAPPKPAQPPASPQSSTAPSYVNEYVSLRSGSALSCANSSSASDAELFLKFGEAISQNTE; encoded by the exons ATGCCGCCtcccgctcgccgccgcccctcCGTCTCCGTGGCCGCGGccctcctcgccgccgcgctcctcctcgtcctcgcggCCGGCGCCGTCGCAGCAGCCGACGACG GGCGGACGCTGCTGGAGATCAAGAAATCCTTCCGCGATGCCGACAACGCGCTGAACGATTGGTCCGGCGACGGGGCGTCCCCGGGCTACTGCTCCTGGCGCGGCGTGCTCTGCGACAACGTCACCTTCCAAGTTGCAGCTCT CAACCTCTCAGGGTTCAATCTCGGCGGCGAAATCTCCCCGGCCATCGGGGATTTGAAGAGCGTCGTGTCAAT TGATTTTCAGTCGACTGGACTTTCCGGGCAGATCTCTGATGAGATTGGTGATTGCTCGTCGCTTAAAATGTT GAACCTGTCCTCCAACAATCTGGAAGGAGACATACCCTTTTCCATATCTAAGCTGAAGCACCTTGAAAACTT GATATTGAAGAATAATCAGTTGGTGGGCGTGATCCCGTCCACACTCTCTCAGCTTCCAAGTTTGAAGATATT GGACTTAGCTCAGAACAAGCTAAACGGTGAAATTCCAAGGTTAATATACTGGAGTGAGGTTCTTCAATACTT GGGACTGCGaagcaataaattagaaggaagcCTCTCTCCAGATATGTGCCAATTGACTGGCTTGTGGTACTT TGACGTGAAAAACAATAGCTTGATGGGCACAATACCAGATACCATTGGGAACTGTACGAGCTTTCAGGTCTT GGATTTGTCTTACAATCACCTTACTGGAGAAATCCCATTCAACATTGGTTTCCTGCAAGTGGCTACATT GTCTTTGCAAAGGAACAACTTCTCTGGCCCTATTCCAACAGTGATTGGCCTTATGCAGGCGCTTGCAGTGCT GGATCTGAGTCTTAACCAATTGTCTGGCCCAATACCATCTATACTTGGCAACTTGACATACACTGAAAAATT ATACCTGCATGGCAATAAGCTATCTGGGCCAATACCACCAGAGCTTGGTAATTTGTCGGCGCTTAATTATTT GGACCTCAATGACAATAAACTGACTGGGCTCATTCCACCGGAGCTTGGAAAACTCACAGCCTTGTATGACTT GAATCTTGCAAATAATGAATTTGAGGGAATGATACCTGATAATATAAGTTCATGCAAAAGTCTTGTTAGCTT CAATGCTTATGGCAATAAATTGAATGGGACCATCCCAAGTTCATTGCACAAGCTTCAGAGCATGACTTATTT GAATTTGTCATCTAATTATCTTAATGGAGCAATTCCCACTGAGCTAGCAAGAATGATAAACTTAGACGTACT GGATTTATCATGTAACAAGATTGCTGGTTCGATTCCTTCAGCAGTCGGCAGCTTAGAGCATCTTTTGAGACT TAACTTGAGCAAGAATAATCTGGTGGGACACATTCCTGCTGAGTTTGCAAACTTGAGGAGCATCACGGAGAT TGATTTGTCCTATAACCACATTAATGGTTTCATTCCTCGAGAGCTTGGAATGCTGCAAAATCTGATACTGTT AAAACTAGAAAGTAACAATATGACTGGGGATGTTTCTTCACTCACTAACTGCTTCAGTCTCAATGTCTT AAATATATCATACAACAACCTGGCTGGCGTTGTACCTACAGACAACAATTTTTCACGGTTTTCACCTGACAG CTTCCTGGGTAATCCTGGACTATGTGGCTCCTGGCGTGGTTCTCCATGCCCTTCCTCCAGTCATGCAAAGAGAT TCTCTGTCTCAAGGGCTGTCATTCTTGGTATTGCTGTTGGCGGGCTTGCAATCCTGTTGTTGATCCTAGCAGCTGTTTGTTGGCCACACAGTCCAGCCGTTTCCACAGATTTCTCTGTAAGCAAACAAG AGATTCATGATGTGTTATCGAGCAATGTTCCTCCCAAGCTTGTGATCCTCCACATGAATATGGCCCTCCATGTATACGACGATATAATGAGGATGACAGAAAATTTGAGCGAGAAATACATAATTGGGTACGGGGCATCTAGTACAGTTTATAAATGTGTCCTGAAGAACTGCAAGCCAGTGGCAATCAAAAAGCTATATGCTCACTACCCGCAGAGCGTGAAGGAATTTGAGACTGAGCTCGAGACAATTGGAAGTATCAAACACCGGAATCTTGTCAGCCTTCAGGCTTACTCGCTATCACCTGCTGGGAATCTTCTCTTCTACGAGTATATGGAAAGTGGCAGCCTCTGGGACGTTTTACACG CTTCGTCCAAGAAGACAAAACTGGACTGGGAGGCTAGACTCCAGATTGCTCTCGGCACTGCCCAAGGGCTGGCTTATCTTCACCATGACTGCAGCCCACGGATAATTCACAGGGATGTAAAATCGAAGAATATCCTCCTGGACAAGGACTATGTGGCGCACCTTGCTGACTTTGGCATTGCCAAGAGCGTGTGCATCTCCAAGACCCACACGTCAACCTATGTGATGGGCACAATTGGCTACATTGACCCTGAGTATGCGCGCACCTCCCGCCTCAACGAGAAATCTGATGTGTACAGCTACGGCATCGTCTTGCTCGAGTTGCTGACTGGGAAGAAGCCAGTTGACAACGAGTGCAACCTCCATCACCTG ATCTTATCCAAAGCCACAGACAACACAGTGATGGAGATGGTCGACCCAGACATCACCGCCACATGCAAGGATCTCGGCGAGGTCAAGAGGATGTTCCAGCTGGCGctcctctgcagcaagcggcagcCATCCGATCGGCCGACGATGCACGACGTCGTGCACGTCCTCAGCTGCCTGGTCTGCCCAGAAGCGCCCCCGAAGCCGGCGCAGCCGCCGGCGTCGCCCCAGTCGTCGACAGCCCCGAGCTACGTGAACGAGTACGTCAGCCTGAGAAGCGGCAGCGCCCTCTCCTGCGCCAACTCGTCGAGCGCGTCCGACGCGGAGCTCTTCCTCAAGTTCGGCGAGGCGATATCGCAGAACACAGAGTAG